From the Catenulispora sp. EB89 genome, the window CCTGGTCCCGGCCACCCGCAGCGGCGGCGGCTACGACTGGCTGGCGTTCGCGCTGGCCGCGGGCGGCTACACCGCGCTGCTGTCCGCCGAGGGCCGCGACCGCCTGGGCCGCTGGGGCCGTCCGCTGGTGCACGCCGGCCGGCAGCGGGCCGGCGTGGACGGCAAGCCGGTCGCGGCGCCCAAGGCCCGCGTGGACACCGGTCCGATCGCCGCCACCGGGCACCAGATCACGATGTACGCGCTGATCGTCGCGGTGCTCGCGCCGGTGCTGCTGCCGACGATCTCCGGCGGTCTGTTCGGGATCGGGCCGGACGACGGCAACGGGAACGGCACCGGCCACAAGAAGGGCAACGGCTCGTTCAGCCAGGTGCTGGACCTCAAGGGCAATCTGGGCGCGACCTCCGACGACCCGGTCCTCGACTACACGGCGAGCAAGCCGGAGTACCTGCGGCTGCAGACGCTCGACCTGTTCGACGCCAAGGCCCCCGTGGCCTGGAAGCCCGACCCGAACAAACAGCTGACGCCGATCGGCGCGGACATGGTCGTCTCGTCGGTGGTCCCCGGGCTCGCGAGCGACATCACGCCGCCGAAGACGGTGCAGGTGGACGTCAAGTACGTCTCCGACCAGACGACCAAGATCGACAAGACCGACATCAGCTCGCTGCCGGTGCCCTACCCGGCCCAGACGGTGAACGCCCCGCAGGGGTTCTCGGTCGACCGCGACTCCCTGGCGATCCTGGGCACGGCCTCGGTCTACAAGGGCATGCCGTACAGCGCGACGGTGTACGACACGACCTCCTTCCCCCCCGCCGACCTGGCCAGGGTCACCGGGGTCACCCCGGGCGACGCGGCGGCCTACAACCTGGCGATGGACCTGAACAAGACCGGCATCCCGGCGGACGTGGCGGCCCAGGCCGCGACCATCACCAAGGGCATCACGAACCCGGTCGCGCAGGCGCAGGCGATCCAGGACTTCTTCCAGAAGGGCACCCGCTTCGCCTACTCGCTCGCCGTCCCGGCCGAGGACGGCGTCGGGGCGATGGAGTACCTGCTGCAGCACAACAAGGGCTACTGCCAGTTCTACGCCGAGACCATGGCCGCGATGGCGCGCTCCCTGGGCATCCCGGCACGAGTCGCGGTGGGCTTCACCCCGGGGCAGCTCATGCCCAACGGGAGCTACGAAGTCAAGATGCACGACTACCACGCGTGGCCGGAGCTGTTCTTCCACGGCATCGGCTGGCTCCGCTTCGAGCCGACGGTCGGCATCACGACCACCGCGGCGGGGAGCGGCGGCCACGGCGTGGTCCCGAACTACAGCACCAACATCTCCGGCAGCACCACCACGGGGCCGTCGCAGAGCCCGAGCACCTCAGCGCCGTCGGGCGCCGGCGCCTCCTCGGCCAGCAACTGCCCGGTGAACATCCGCAAGTTCAACGGCTGCAACGACAACACCGACACCGGCACCGCGGCCGCCGGCCCGAAGCCGAAGTTCAGCTGGCTGGGCTGGTTCGGCGCCGTCCCGCGCTTCCTGGAGTACTGGCTGTTCGGCGGCTCCGGCTACGCCATCGCAGTGCGCTTCATCCTGCTGGCCCTGCTGCTGCTCGCCTCGGTACCGATGCTCCTGCGCATCGCCCGCCGCCGGGCCCGCGGCAAGCTGGCCGCCGGCCTCGGCCGCCGAGCCGGCCGCCGCAGCAAATCCGGCGCCGAGGACGAGGACGGCCTCGAATGGGAGTCCGCGGACACCCCCTCGAACCGCCGCCCCGAGGAGGACACGGAACGCCGCCGCATCCTCGCGGCCTGGGACGAGGTCCGCGACAGCGCCACCGACCTGGGCTACAGCTGGCCCACCTCGGAGACCCCCCGCCGCAGCGCCGAACGCATCATCAAACAGGCGCACCTCTCCCGCCCGGCCCAGGACGCGATGGGCCGCGTCACCGGCCTGGCCGAACGCGCCAACTACGCCCGCACCCTCCGCCGCCCGACGAACACCGGCGCCGCCCCGATGCCGGACCTGATGGACGACGTGAAGGAGATCCGCGCCGGCCTGGCCGAACCGGTCTCCCGCCGCACCCGCCTCCGCGCAACGGTGATGCCCCCCTCGGCACTCGCCGCACTCCGCGAACGCCGCGAGGATCTCACCGGCCGCGTGTACGAGCGCGTGCAGGGCGCCGGCACGCGCCTGCGGGCGCGAGGGCGGCGGCCTTCGGGGGCGGCGAAGGAGAAGGAGAAGGCTCGGCAGTAGCGGGGATGACGAGGCCGGCGCGGTTGATCTCAGGATCGGCCGCGCCGGTTTTTGCGCCGGGGGCTGGTCGACGGGGCATGGGCAGCGCGGCCGGCGAACATGCTGGCGGCTCGCTCTGCAGGCATGCGGTGAGCAGCGCAATCGGGTGAGGCACTGCCGCTGGTTCTGGCCGGCTTGATCGGCGCGAGGCGTGCGGCGGATTCAGCGGCATGCTGGCGGCCAGGTGTGCGGCGGTTCGGCAGGCACGCTCGGCGGGCGCGTGGTGAGCAGCGCAATTAGCTGAGGCACCAGCGTTGCAGCTGGCAGCAAAGCAGGCGGCGTGCATGCTGGCTGCACGCACGGCAGGCATGTTGCGAGCAGCGCAATTGGCTGAGGCGTCGGCGCTGCGGCAGGCAGGCTCGGCCGGCG encodes:
- a CDS encoding transglutaminaseTgpA domain-containing protein; amino-acid sequence: MTGRLRIGIAAAVALLLTSTGLLRLLAPGSWVWPIVLAVIVSTAAGELFRRLIRPRPLVVLAQTVVVFWYDMVLLAHDQAFGGVLPTWAVFRRLGDLYSTGAHDIRDTVIGGQATPGIAAILVLSLSALAVLVDALAATYAAAPLAGLPLLALYLVPATRSGGGYDWLAFALAAGGYTALLSAEGRDRLGRWGRPLVHAGRQRAGVDGKPVAAPKARVDTGPIAATGHQITMYALIVAVLAPVLLPTISGGLFGIGPDDGNGNGTGHKKGNGSFSQVLDLKGNLGATSDDPVLDYTASKPEYLRLQTLDLFDAKAPVAWKPDPNKQLTPIGADMVVSSVVPGLASDITPPKTVQVDVKYVSDQTTKIDKTDISSLPVPYPAQTVNAPQGFSVDRDSLAILGTASVYKGMPYSATVYDTTSFPPADLARVTGVTPGDAAAYNLAMDLNKTGIPADVAAQAATITKGITNPVAQAQAIQDFFQKGTRFAYSLAVPAEDGVGAMEYLLQHNKGYCQFYAETMAAMARSLGIPARVAVGFTPGQLMPNGSYEVKMHDYHAWPELFFHGIGWLRFEPTVGITTTAAGSGGHGVVPNYSTNISGSTTTGPSQSPSTSAPSGAGASSASNCPVNIRKFNGCNDNTDTGTAAAGPKPKFSWLGWFGAVPRFLEYWLFGGSGYAIAVRFILLALLLLASVPMLLRIARRRARGKLAAGLGRRAGRRSKSGAEDEDGLEWESADTPSNRRPEEDTERRRILAAWDEVRDSATDLGYSWPTSETPRRSAERIIKQAHLSRPAQDAMGRVTGLAERANYARTLRRPTNTGAAPMPDLMDDVKEIRAGLAEPVSRRTRLRATVMPPSALAALRERREDLTGRVYERVQGAGTRLRARGRRPSGAAKEKEKARQ